One window of the Burkholderia ubonensis subsp. mesacidophila genome contains the following:
- a CDS encoding ABC transporter substrate-binding protein: MKTPFVPSVARRLRIGLLAGALFALAAPHAFAAPAGKTLVYCSEGSPAGFDPGQHTTSTDFDASTFTIYNALVQFKRGTLDPEPALATSWDVSPDQRVYTFHLRRGVKFQTTAWFKPTRPFQADDVVFTFRRMLDPGDPFRKAYPTSFPYFSDLGFDRNIERIDKVDDDTVRFVLKTPDVIFVRNLAMAFASILSAEYASQLAAHHREADINQLPVGTGPFQLRAYQKDAVIRYDANPDYWKPDDVKLAHLVFAITPDPATRLRKLAGGECQVSVFPRPADLDTVKRDPKLTLFSGMGFNVGFVAYNTQHPPLDRVDVRRALDMAIDKAAIIKTVFGGDAKIATNPMPPAQWSYNPRLKDAPRDLAAAKALLAHAGFPNGFELTLWAMPVQRPYNPNAQLMAQLIQQDWAKLGVRAKIVSYEWGEYNRRSKLEGQHDAILYGWSGDNGDPDNWLGALLGCDAVHGSNLSKWCNAGFDRLVEQARTHADVARRTALYEQAQVVFKDQVPFTPIAHSIVSLPVSTRVHGLTFSPLGGHRFDGVWLD; the protein is encoded by the coding sequence ATGAAGACTCCTTTCGTTCCGTCCGTCGCGCGTCGTCTCCGGATCGGCCTGCTCGCCGGCGCGCTGTTCGCGCTCGCGGCGCCGCACGCGTTCGCCGCACCGGCCGGGAAGACGCTCGTGTACTGCTCCGAAGGCAGCCCGGCCGGTTTCGATCCGGGCCAGCACACGACGAGCACCGACTTCGACGCGAGCACGTTCACGATCTACAACGCGCTCGTGCAATTCAAGCGCGGCACGCTCGATCCCGAGCCGGCGCTCGCGACGAGCTGGGACGTGTCGCCCGACCAGCGCGTGTACACGTTCCACCTGCGGCGCGGCGTGAAATTCCAGACCACCGCGTGGTTCAAGCCGACCCGGCCGTTCCAGGCCGACGACGTGGTGTTCACGTTCCGCCGAATGCTCGACCCGGGCGATCCGTTCCGCAAGGCGTATCCGACGAGTTTCCCGTACTTCAGCGATCTCGGCTTCGACCGCAACATCGAGCGTATCGACAAGGTCGACGACGACACGGTGCGCTTCGTGCTGAAGACGCCCGACGTGATCTTCGTGCGCAATCTCGCGATGGCCTTTGCGTCGATCCTGTCGGCCGAGTATGCATCGCAGCTCGCGGCGCATCATCGCGAGGCGGACATCAACCAGCTGCCGGTCGGCACCGGGCCGTTCCAGTTGCGCGCGTACCAGAAGGACGCGGTGATCCGCTACGACGCGAACCCCGACTACTGGAAACCGGACGACGTGAAGCTCGCGCACCTGGTGTTCGCGATCACGCCCGATCCCGCGACGCGGCTGCGCAAGCTCGCGGGCGGCGAATGCCAGGTGTCGGTGTTTCCGCGGCCCGCGGATCTCGACACGGTGAAGCGCGATCCGAAGCTCACGCTGTTCTCGGGGATGGGCTTCAACGTCGGCTTCGTCGCGTACAACACGCAGCATCCGCCGCTCGACCGCGTCGACGTGCGGCGCGCGCTCGACATGGCGATCGACAAGGCCGCGATCATCAAGACCGTGTTCGGCGGCGACGCGAAGATCGCGACCAACCCGATGCCGCCCGCGCAATGGTCGTACAACCCGCGGCTGAAGGATGCGCCGCGCGACCTCGCGGCGGCCAAGGCACTGCTGGCGCACGCGGGCTTTCCGAACGGGTTCGAGCTGACGCTGTGGGCGATGCCGGTGCAGCGCCCGTACAACCCGAACGCGCAGTTGATGGCGCAACTGATCCAGCAGGACTGGGCGAAGCTCGGCGTGCGCGCGAAGATCGTCAGCTACGAATGGGGCGAGTACAACCGGCGCTCGAAGCTCGAAGGGCAGCACGACGCGATCCTGTACGGCTGGTCGGGCGACAACGGCGACCCGGACAACTGGCTGGGCGCGCTGCTCGGCTGCGACGCCGTGCACGGCAGCAACCTGTCGAAGTGGTGCAACGCGGGGTTCGACCGGCTGGTCGAGCAGGCGCGCACGCACGCCGACGTCGCGCGGCGCACGGCGCTGTACGAGCAGGCGCAGGTCGTGTTCAAGGACCAGGTGCCGTTCACGCCGATCGCCCATTCGATCGTGTCGCTGCCGGTGTCGACGCGCGTGCACGGCCTCACGTTCTCCCCGCTGGGCGGACACCGGTTCGACGGCGTGTGGCTCGATTGA
- a CDS encoding Flp family type IVb pilin, translated as MLQYVKSLVRDERGVSSMEYAVLAGIVVVALAAVGAILSSTSGGLPSIFSALISKVTGLI; from the coding sequence ATGCTGCAATACGTCAAGTCCCTGGTGCGCGACGAACGCGGTGTCAGCTCGATGGAATATGCGGTGCTGGCCGGCATCGTCGTGGTCGCGCTCGCGGCGGTCGGCGCGATCCTCAGCAGCACGTCCGGCGGCCTGCCGAGCATCTTCTCGGCGCTGATCTCGAAGGTGACAGGCCTGATCTGA
- a CDS encoding A24 family peptidase produces the protein MLHLVQLVATAVLASLAVQDLRARRLSNRAVLAFATLYFVAAALVRDGFAPVGAHVATGAAMLLLFGGFRHAGWIGGGDVKLAAAVFLWAGPALAVPVLTIVGACGLACGVAALAAVARQRRTAPAHPVAARGVPYGVPLALGGALSVWASFPHIVTLT, from the coding sequence ATGCTCCATCTCGTGCAGTTGGTGGCCACGGCCGTGCTGGCGTCGCTCGCGGTGCAGGATCTGCGCGCGCGGCGCCTGTCGAATCGCGCGGTGCTGGCGTTCGCGACGCTGTACTTCGTCGCGGCGGCGCTCGTGCGCGACGGGTTCGCGCCGGTGGGCGCCCACGTCGCGACCGGCGCGGCGATGCTGCTGCTGTTCGGCGGTTTCCGCCATGCGGGCTGGATCGGCGGCGGCGACGTCAAGCTGGCGGCCGCCGTGTTCCTGTGGGCCGGCCCGGCGCTGGCCGTGCCGGTCCTGACGATCGTCGGCGCGTGCGGTCTCGCGTGCGGCGTCGCGGCGCTCGCGGCCGTTGCGCGGCAGCGGCGCACCGCGCCCGCACACCCCGTCGCGGCGCGCGGCGTGCCATACGGCGTGCCGCTTGCGCTGGGCGGCGCGCTGTCGGTCTGGGCGTCGTTTCCACACATCGTCACGCTTACCTAA
- the cpaB gene encoding Flp pilus assembly protein CpaB → MPKPLRLAGLIIAAGIGAFILRELYVAASTTKAPAESVEARVRVAAADLPEGLLLRDNDLAWKRIPHAQVPPGAFVESQPGADLKGALLRNRVSAGTPIRADNVIAAGAPDFLAAALKPGMRAISVPVDDVSGNAGLIQPGDFVDVLLTQQIGGTTAEPGAFEAETVVRRARVLAVGSEFQRAKGPASGADATVHARTVTLEVAPRTAQVVLVATRLGSLSLALRSFATSDRRQPAGGDEQEPDTPPVWAGDVSRAFRDATRAPGAAPDAGARLPRQNNTVVIYRGSTVDDGARGGGIGLAGVPPLPSGLPGLPGGGNLAAQAPQPPAAAPQ, encoded by the coding sequence ATGCCCAAACCCCTGAGACTGGCCGGGCTGATCATCGCCGCCGGCATCGGCGCGTTCATCCTGCGCGAGCTGTACGTCGCCGCGTCGACCACCAAGGCGCCGGCGGAGTCCGTGGAAGCGCGCGTGCGCGTCGCGGCCGCCGACCTGCCGGAAGGGCTGCTGCTGCGCGACAACGACCTCGCGTGGAAGCGCATCCCGCATGCGCAGGTGCCGCCGGGGGCGTTCGTCGAGTCGCAGCCGGGCGCGGACCTGAAGGGCGCGCTGCTGCGCAACCGCGTGAGCGCCGGCACGCCGATCCGCGCAGACAACGTGATCGCGGCCGGCGCGCCGGATTTTCTCGCGGCCGCGCTGAAGCCCGGCATGCGCGCAATCTCGGTGCCGGTCGACGACGTGTCGGGCAACGCGGGCCTGATCCAGCCGGGCGATTTCGTCGACGTGCTGCTGACCCAGCAGATCGGCGGCACGACGGCCGAGCCCGGCGCGTTCGAGGCGGAGACGGTTGTGCGGCGCGCGCGCGTGCTCGCGGTCGGCTCGGAATTCCAGCGCGCGAAGGGGCCCGCCAGCGGGGCGGACGCAACCGTCCACGCGCGCACGGTCACGCTCGAGGTCGCGCCGCGCACCGCACAGGTCGTGCTCGTTGCGACGCGCCTCGGCTCGCTGTCGCTCGCGCTGCGCAGCTTCGCGACGAGCGACCGGCGACAGCCGGCGGGCGGCGACGAGCAGGAGCCCGACACGCCGCCCGTGTGGGCCGGCGACGTGTCGCGCGCGTTCCGCGACGCGACGCGCGCGCCGGGCGCCGCGCCGGATGCCGGCGCGCGGCTGCCCCGGCAGAACAATACGGTGGTGATCTATCGCGGCTCGACGGTCGACGACGGGGCGCGCGGCGGCGGCATCGGCTTGGCCGGCGTGCCGCCGCTGCCGTCCGGGTTGCCGGGCTTGCCCGGCGGCGGCAACCTCGCCGCGCAGGCGCCACAGCCGCCGGCGGCGGCTCCGCAGTGA
- a CDS encoding type II and III secretion system protein family protein, with product MVRMVRWIALWCLACASVSGAPGAAFAQRANAPDAGAPLTLAAGKGDLLSLPEPATTMFVADPSIADIQVPSPRTVFVFGKKAGTTTLIALGANHRPILRKTVIVQADTPSLQRVLDSRFPQWQLKVSGAPGSLMVSGKVPSGADADAVMQSLTPYLQDKEKLVNRLTLSRPIQVNLRVRVTEVSRNITQQLGINWSGLGGSGNFIGGLFNGRTLFDPTTSLFNLSPTGAFSVLGGFRAGRWSIDVVLDALDQEGLITMLAEPNLTAMSGETASFLAGGEIPIPVAQGGTTNGAITVEFKPFGVSLDFTPTVLAENRISLKVRPEVSEIDPTNSVTTGGVKVPALTVRRVETTVELSSGQSFAIGGLLQSQSSDVVSQIPGLGRLPVIGRLFSSKNFQDNKTEVVVIVTPYIVQPAGPGQLEQAIDTVARPSSDLEFAVQRNLGLDLLSGDTPRLVGAAGFVY from the coding sequence ATGGTGCGCATGGTTCGTTGGATCGCTCTCTGGTGCCTGGCTTGCGCATCCGTGTCGGGTGCGCCCGGCGCCGCGTTCGCGCAGCGCGCGAACGCGCCTGACGCGGGCGCGCCGCTGACGCTCGCGGCCGGCAAGGGCGACCTGCTGTCGCTGCCCGAGCCCGCGACCACGATGTTCGTCGCCGATCCGTCCATCGCCGACATCCAGGTGCCGTCGCCGCGCACCGTGTTCGTGTTCGGCAAGAAGGCCGGCACGACGACGCTGATCGCGCTCGGCGCGAACCACCGGCCGATCCTGCGCAAGACCGTGATCGTGCAGGCCGATACGCCGTCGCTGCAGCGCGTGCTCGACAGCCGCTTTCCGCAATGGCAGCTGAAGGTGTCCGGCGCGCCCGGCTCGCTGATGGTGTCGGGCAAGGTGCCGAGCGGGGCCGACGCCGACGCCGTGATGCAGTCGCTCACGCCGTACCTGCAGGACAAGGAAAAGCTCGTCAACCGGCTTACGCTGTCGCGTCCGATCCAGGTCAACCTGCGCGTGAGGGTGACCGAGGTGAGCCGCAACATTACGCAGCAACTCGGCATCAACTGGAGCGGGCTCGGCGGGTCCGGCAACTTCATCGGCGGGCTGTTCAACGGGCGCACGCTGTTCGACCCGACCACGAGCCTGTTCAACCTGTCGCCGACGGGTGCGTTCTCGGTGCTCGGCGGGTTCCGCGCGGGGCGCTGGTCGATCGACGTCGTGCTCGACGCGCTCGACCAGGAAGGGCTGATCACGATGCTCGCCGAGCCGAACCTGACCGCGATGTCGGGCGAGACCGCGAGCTTCCTCGCCGGCGGCGAGATTCCGATTCCGGTCGCGCAGGGCGGCACCACGAACGGTGCGATCACGGTCGAGTTCAAGCCGTTCGGCGTGTCGCTCGACTTCACGCCGACCGTGCTCGCCGAGAACCGGATCAGCCTGAAGGTGCGGCCCGAGGTCAGCGAGATCGATCCGACCAACAGCGTGACGACCGGCGGCGTCAAGGTGCCCGCGCTGACCGTGCGGCGCGTCGAGACGACGGTCGAGCTGTCGAGCGGGCAGAGCTTCGCGATCGGCGGGCTGCTGCAGAGCCAGTCGAGCGACGTCGTGTCGCAGATCCCGGGGCTCGGCCGGCTGCCGGTGATCGGCCGGCTGTTCTCGTCGAAGAACTTCCAGGACAACAAGACCGAAGTCGTCGTGATCGTCACGCCGTACATCGTGCAGCCGGCCGGGCCCGGCCAGCTCGAGCAGGCGATCGACACCGTCGCGCGGCCGAGCAGCGACCTGGAGTTCGCGGTGCAGCGCAACCTCGGGCTCGACCTGCTGTCGGGCGACACGCCGCGTCTCGTCGGCGCCGCGGGCTTCGTCTACTGA
- a CDS encoding CpaD family pilus assembly lipoprotein yields MRIRTPISALILLMPLAFAGCLSAPPPLSLPDTTAIGFDGARAVPPDCMKLMQPSHLVDAGYGRPGVPFGCATYRNLAAMLARPEDLVAPVPYGGADADVAAGAVRRYVEDRVKQPVPGKTLTTTGSPGR; encoded by the coding sequence ATGCGAATTCGAACCCCCATCTCCGCGCTGATCCTGCTGATGCCGCTGGCGTTCGCGGGCTGCCTGTCGGCGCCGCCGCCGCTGAGCCTGCCCGATACGACCGCGATCGGCTTCGACGGCGCGCGCGCGGTGCCGCCCGACTGCATGAAGCTGATGCAGCCGTCGCATCTCGTCGATGCGGGATACGGGCGCCCGGGCGTGCCGTTCGGCTGCGCGACCTACCGGAACCTCGCGGCGATGCTCGCGCGGCCCGAGGACCTCGTCGCGCCGGTGCCATACGGCGGCGCCGACGCGGACGTGGCGGCCGGCGCGGTGCGCCGCTACGTCGAGGATCGCGTCAAGCAGCCGGTGCCGGGCAAGACGCTGACGACGACCGGGTCGCCCGGCCGCTGA
- a CDS encoding AAA family ATPase has product MKVLARQNAKHAAPAGAADLIAVVSDPGSEDVIRRVAQDLSITRAHVQPGGCDDAIRLLQQNERSPRQLVVDVSDSVLPVSDLMRLAEVCDPSVRVVAVGTQNDVGLFRNLLGIGVQDYIVKPLTVELMRRALTATESVVQVRTGKTVSFVGARGGVGATTIAVSLARCLAGEKRRRVAYVDLNLHGGGANSMFGLSSNNGLIELLNMEQRPDDALFERMFVTKGDRLHVLSAELAYGADTPLRDAAITGLVDMLKDRFHYVLFDVGSGAGKLFEDALEASDLVYIVADRSVHAAYESARLARFARELPGERLLSMVLNNPLAPVAGRVEPVDFEEAFGRVKLRELPHEPQTLAVAENLGEPIDGAKRHGFLDEIRQMANGITGESMAVAEPWYARFVKWRRGA; this is encoded by the coding sequence ATGAAAGTGCTCGCCCGCCAGAACGCCAAGCACGCCGCCCCCGCCGGCGCGGCGGACCTCATCGCGGTCGTGTCCGACCCGGGCAGCGAGGACGTGATCCGCCGCGTCGCGCAGGACCTGTCGATCACGCGCGCGCACGTGCAGCCCGGCGGGTGCGACGACGCGATCCGCCTGCTGCAGCAGAACGAGCGCTCGCCGCGCCAGCTCGTCGTCGACGTGTCGGATTCGGTGCTGCCGGTGTCGGACCTGATGCGGCTCGCGGAAGTGTGCGACCCGTCGGTGCGGGTCGTCGCGGTCGGCACGCAGAACGACGTCGGGCTGTTCCGCAACCTGCTCGGCATCGGCGTGCAGGACTACATCGTCAAGCCGCTGACGGTCGAGCTGATGCGGCGCGCGCTGACGGCCACCGAGTCGGTCGTGCAGGTGCGCACCGGCAAGACCGTGAGTTTCGTCGGCGCGCGCGGCGGCGTCGGCGCGACCACGATCGCGGTGAGCCTCGCGCGCTGCCTCGCGGGCGAGAAGCGCCGCCGCGTCGCGTACGTCGACCTGAACCTGCACGGCGGCGGCGCGAACTCGATGTTCGGGCTGTCCAGCAACAACGGCCTGATCGAGCTGCTGAACATGGAGCAGCGGCCGGACGACGCGCTGTTCGAGCGCATGTTCGTCACGAAGGGCGACCGGCTGCACGTGCTGTCGGCCGAGCTCGCCTACGGCGCGGACACGCCGCTGCGCGACGCGGCCATCACGGGCCTCGTCGACATGCTGAAGGACCGCTTCCACTACGTGCTGTTCGATGTCGGCAGCGGGGCCGGCAAGCTGTTCGAGGACGCGCTCGAAGCGTCCGATCTCGTGTACATCGTCGCCGACCGGTCGGTGCACGCGGCCTACGAATCCGCGCGGCTCGCGCGCTTCGCGCGGGAGCTGCCCGGCGAGCGGCTGCTGTCGATGGTGCTGAACAACCCGCTCGCGCCGGTGGCGGGGCGCGTCGAGCCGGTCGATTTCGAGGAGGCGTTCGGCCGCGTGAAGCTGCGCGAGCTGCCGCACGAGCCGCAGACGCTCGCCGTCGCGGAAAACCTCGGCGAGCCGATCGACGGCGCGAAGCGCCACGGCTTCCTGGACGAGATCCGGCAAATGGCGAATGGCATCACCGGCGAATCGATGGCCGTGGCCGAGCCGTGGTACGCACGGTTCGTCAAATGGAGGAGAGGAGCGTGA
- a CDS encoding CpaF family protein — translation MKFGTRNRPPADPAPAERAEHVNAPRPPAPAPMPTRAAADHHEALIRSGKFDAIRTAVFASMNMSAALMKTRDEVRAGIEQVAAHTVEREQLKITAGEQVLIVDAILNDMFGVGPIEPLLADETVTDILVNGPDQVYVERAGRLELTTLKFRDDAHVTSVAQRIAAAVGRRVDESSPMVDARLADGSRVNVVLPPVAMRGPSISIRKFAKRDITLARMAQQGNISPAMLQALKIACTCRLNVVISGGTGSGKTTMLNALSQHIEEHERIVTIEDAAELQLLQPHVVSLETRPENTEGLGGISQRDLVRNALRMRPDRIILGEIRGPEAFDVLQAMNTGHDGSMTTIHANSPRDAISRLESMVMMANANLQLLSIRRQIASAVHLFVQVERMRDGVRRVTRITEIVGMEGEVVITQDLFAFRQDGDTTRDAVKGVFDASSLRPAFAARAAYYGVEDALAEVFRQ, via the coding sequence ATGAAATTCGGCACCCGCAACCGGCCGCCGGCGGACCCCGCGCCGGCCGAGCGCGCCGAGCACGTCAACGCGCCGCGCCCGCCCGCGCCCGCGCCGATGCCGACCCGCGCGGCGGCCGACCACCACGAGGCGCTGATCCGGTCCGGCAAGTTCGATGCGATCCGCACGGCGGTGTTCGCGTCGATGAACATGTCGGCGGCGCTGATGAAGACGCGCGACGAGGTGCGCGCGGGCATCGAGCAGGTGGCCGCGCACACGGTGGAGCGCGAGCAGCTGAAGATCACGGCCGGCGAGCAGGTGCTGATCGTCGACGCGATCCTGAACGACATGTTCGGCGTCGGGCCGATCGAGCCGCTGCTCGCCGACGAGACGGTGACCGACATCCTCGTCAACGGGCCCGACCAGGTCTATGTCGAGCGCGCGGGGCGGCTCGAGCTCACGACACTGAAGTTTCGCGACGACGCGCACGTGACGAGCGTCGCGCAGCGCATCGCGGCGGCGGTCGGGCGGCGCGTCGACGAGAGCAGCCCGATGGTCGACGCGCGCCTCGCCGACGGCAGCCGCGTGAACGTCGTGCTGCCGCCGGTCGCGATGCGCGGGCCGTCGATCTCGATCCGCAAGTTCGCGAAGCGCGACATCACGCTCGCGCGCATGGCGCAGCAGGGCAACATCTCGCCCGCGATGCTGCAGGCGCTGAAGATCGCGTGCACGTGCCGGCTGAACGTGGTGATCTCCGGCGGCACCGGCTCGGGCAAGACGACGATGCTCAACGCGCTGTCGCAGCATATCGAGGAGCACGAACGGATCGTGACGATCGAGGACGCGGCCGAGCTGCAGCTGCTCCAGCCGCACGTCGTCAGCCTCGAGACGCGGCCCGAGAACACCGAAGGGCTCGGCGGGATTTCGCAGCGCGACCTCGTGCGCAACGCGCTGCGGATGCGGCCCGACCGGATCATCCTCGGCGAGATTCGCGGGCCGGAGGCGTTCGACGTGCTGCAGGCGATGAACACGGGCCACGACGGCTCGATGACGACGATCCACGCGAACTCGCCGCGCGACGCGATCAGCCGGCTCGAAAGCATGGTGATGATGGCGAACGCGAACCTGCAGCTGCTGTCGATCCGGCGCCAGATCGCAAGCGCGGTCCACCTGTTCGTGCAGGTCGAGCGGATGCGCGACGGCGTGCGCCGCGTCACGCGGATCACCGAGATCGTCGGGATGGAAGGCGAGGTGGTCATCACGCAGGACCTGTTCGCGTTCCGCCAGGACGGCGACACGACGCGCGACGCGGTGAAGGGCGTGTTCGACGCGTCGTCGCTGCGGCCGGCGTTTGCGGCGCGCGCCGCGTACTACGGCGTCGAGGACGCGCTGGCCGAGGTGTTCCGGCAATGA
- a CDS encoding type II secretion system F family protein — MSAADLFAACAFVALLGIGLAISALLERARNGPAQRIRARMRRLSPAHAGGDAGAADASGIALLSLERPQGWARAWLQRYVSRVRAVGGDGGVRIVVASTLAGALAALVAVKLIAPPGFVRPFVYAGLPLIALRSSYLGLIRRFRLRFLEAFPDAIDLIVRAVRAGIPVTQAISTVGDSAAEPVRSTFRTMGDSLRVGADLKDVLTHAADRLMIADFSFFTVYLLLQRETGGSLGETLDELSSIIRSRRDIRLKSRALTAEGRITTNIISAVPFVMIGALFLVNRPYIMLLFTTHAGHTMLTIAAALLVIGLLVIRKISRLETAR, encoded by the coding sequence ATGAGCGCCGCCGACCTGTTCGCGGCCTGTGCGTTCGTCGCGCTCCTCGGGATCGGGCTCGCGATCTCGGCGCTGCTCGAGCGCGCGCGCAACGGGCCGGCGCAGCGCATTCGCGCAAGGATGCGCCGCCTGTCGCCGGCGCATGCGGGCGGCGACGCCGGCGCGGCCGACGCGTCCGGCATCGCGCTGCTGAGCCTCGAGCGCCCGCAAGGCTGGGCGCGCGCGTGGCTGCAGCGCTACGTGTCGCGGGTGCGCGCGGTCGGCGGCGACGGCGGCGTGCGGATCGTCGTCGCCAGCACGCTCGCCGGCGCGCTCGCGGCGCTCGTCGCGGTGAAGCTGATCGCGCCGCCGGGGTTCGTGCGCCCGTTCGTCTACGCGGGCCTGCCGCTGATCGCGCTGCGCAGCAGCTATCTCGGGTTGATCCGGCGTTTCCGCTTGCGCTTCCTCGAAGCGTTTCCGGACGCGATCGACCTGATCGTGCGGGCGGTGCGCGCCGGCATTCCGGTCACGCAGGCGATCAGCACGGTCGGCGACAGCGCGGCCGAGCCGGTGCGCTCGACGTTCCGGACGATGGGCGACAGCCTGCGCGTCGGCGCGGACCTGAAGGACGTGCTGACGCACGCGGCGGACCGGCTGATGATCGCGGACTTCTCGTTCTTCACCGTCTACCTGCTGCTGCAGCGCGAAACCGGCGGCAGCCTGGGCGAAACGCTCGACGAGCTGTCGAGCATCATCCGCTCGCGCCGCGACATTCGCCTGAAAAGCCGCGCGCTGACCGCCGAAGGGCGGATCACGACGAACATCATTTCGGCGGTGCCGTTCGTGATGATCGGCGCGCTGTTCCTCGTGAACCGCCCGTACATCATGCTGCTGTTCACGACGCACGCCGGCCACACGATGCTGACGATCGCCGCCGCGCTGCTCGTGATCGGGCTGCTGGTGATCCGCAAGATCTCGAGACTGGAGACCGCGCGATGA
- a CDS encoding type II secretion system F family protein produces MTLSMLAARGLELLLLLACVAFVLAPPGDSTRKRIAARVRQAAGQRAAAPAAMFLQPGDVRQDVTRRLAQLGERLPVLDPMQRVKLGLQLTRAGFRERRAVSSMIGIKLTCGVLFACVAIVFSPYIPRLGEYFVIRALTMVGAFVIGVIVPEYVLGAMIRRRRRIIAGCLPDALDLLVICTMAGNSLASGVRRVAHELARICPPLADELSVCADELTLSGDVAATLANFATRVDLPSARSLATTLTQSQRFGTPITQALRTLARTERTEQIVALEERAAKLAPKITLPMMLFILPTVCLIAAGPAAIRLLEVFR; encoded by the coding sequence ATGACGCTGTCGATGCTGGCCGCCCGTGGCCTCGAACTGCTGCTGTTGCTGGCCTGCGTCGCGTTCGTGCTGGCGCCGCCCGGCGACAGCACGCGCAAGCGGATCGCCGCGCGCGTGCGGCAGGCGGCCGGGCAGCGCGCGGCGGCGCCGGCGGCGATGTTCCTGCAGCCGGGCGACGTCCGCCAGGACGTGACGCGGCGGCTCGCGCAGCTCGGCGAGCGGCTGCCGGTGCTCGACCCGATGCAGCGCGTCAAGCTCGGCCTGCAGCTCACGCGCGCGGGCTTTCGCGAGCGCCGCGCGGTGTCGTCGATGATCGGGATCAAGCTCACCTGCGGCGTGCTGTTCGCGTGCGTCGCGATCGTGTTCAGCCCGTACATTCCGCGGCTCGGCGAGTACTTCGTGATCCGCGCGCTGACGATGGTCGGCGCGTTCGTGATCGGCGTGATCGTGCCCGAGTACGTGCTCGGCGCGATGATCCGGCGGCGGCGGCGGATCATCGCCGGGTGCCTGCCGGACGCGCTCGACCTGCTGGTGATCTGCACGATGGCCGGCAACAGCCTCGCGTCGGGCGTCCGGCGCGTCGCGCACGAGCTGGCGCGCATCTGCCCGCCGCTCGCCGACGAGCTGTCGGTCTGCGCGGACGAACTGACGCTGAGCGGCGACGTGGCCGCGACGCTCGCGAATTTCGCGACGCGCGTCGACCTGCCGTCCGCGCGCTCGCTCGCGACGACGCTCACGCAGTCGCAGCGGTTCGGCACGCCGATCACGCAGGCGCTGCGGACGCTGGCGCGCACCGAGCGCACCGAGCAGATCGTCGCGCTCGAGGAGCGGGCCGCGAAGCTCGCACCGAAGATCACGCTGCCGATGATGCTGTTCATCCTGCCGACGGTCTGCCTGATCGCGGCGGGTCCGGCGGCGATCCGCCTGCTCGAGGTGTTCAGATGA
- a CDS encoding tetratricopeptide repeat protein yields MTRSVARAFLFAAVLPVLAGGCGAPGVQSRPVLSHKSDDPQAEMRIGDSALAGGNVELAATLYEKVLAAHPDALAARVGLGDVNYRTGNLERARIFYAQAERQAPAELGPQLGLARVALRQRRLDEAGERYRALLAAQPNHPLAAEGLGTVLDLQGRHADAQAVYRDALRAHPDAQGLRVDLGLSLVLGNRPREGVNVLLDVAGLPDAPWQARQNLAFAYGVLGNTDSAKKLLSADLPASAVADNLRFYQAVRARLASRGAAGGAGGAPPGVEAAK; encoded by the coding sequence ATGACACGATCCGTCGCACGCGCATTCCTGTTCGCGGCCGTGCTGCCGGTGCTGGCCGGCGGCTGCGGCGCGCCGGGCGTCCAGTCGAGGCCGGTGCTGTCGCACAAGAGCGACGATCCGCAGGCCGAGATGCGCATCGGCGACAGCGCGCTGGCCGGCGGCAACGTCGAGCTCGCGGCGACGCTGTACGAGAAGGTGCTCGCCGCGCATCCCGATGCGCTCGCGGCGCGCGTCGGGCTCGGCGACGTCAACTACCGCACCGGCAACCTGGAGCGCGCGCGGATCTTCTACGCGCAAGCCGAGCGGCAGGCGCCGGCGGAACTCGGCCCGCAGCTCGGGCTCGCGCGCGTCGCGCTGCGGCAGCGCCGGCTCGACGAGGCCGGCGAGCGCTATCGCGCGCTGCTGGCCGCGCAGCCGAACCATCCGCTCGCGGCCGAAGGGCTCGGCACCGTGCTCGACCTGCAGGGCCGGCATGCGGACGCGCAGGCCGTGTATCGCGACGCGCTGCGCGCGCATCCCGATGCGCAGGGGCTGCGCGTCGATCTCGGGCTGTCGCTCGTGCTGGGCAACCGGCCGCGCGAAGGCGTGAACGTGCTGCTCGACGTCGCCGGGCTGCCCGACGCGCCGTGGCAGGCGCGCCAGAACCTCGCGTTCGCGTATGGCGTGCTCGGCAACACCGATTCGGCGAAGAAACTGCTGTCCGCCGACCTGCCGGCGTCGGCCGTGGCCGACAACCTGCGCTTCTACCAGGCAGTGCGCGCGCGGCTCGCGTCGCGCGGGGCGGCGGGGGGAGCAGGCGGCGCGCCGCCGGGCGTGGAGGCCGCAAAATGA